Proteins encoded within one genomic window of Bradyrhizobium sp. 186:
- a CDS encoding AraC family transcriptional regulator: MAVPDQLIKRSSQFFGAGEMLGDIVEAFWDADLDDTLAASVRTIKVLPTTSPVLIVHYRAPMTSHRGVYKRIVQGMHTKAAALKPSGPLGAVLVRLKPDAADRVLGTKPVDLLDARVELSDIWGDGAAALIEEQLAEAGDATARVACMRRFLQQRTGTDRLDPLVARAMRAIKQQPAISMRALAGRLDIGERRLQRRFKAETGASAKRFARIERMQRAVAARRAGADWADVAHAAGFSDQAHLIRDFRALAGAPPEAFCRRVAVDNVQDWNAKLGVSDFCNTFVA; the protein is encoded by the coding sequence ATGGCTGTTCCGGACCAACTTATCAAGCGCAGCTCGCAATTCTTCGGCGCGGGCGAGATGCTCGGCGATATCGTCGAGGCATTTTGGGATGCCGATCTCGACGACACCCTGGCCGCGAGCGTGCGGACAATTAAGGTGCTGCCGACGACGTCGCCGGTCCTCATTGTGCACTACCGCGCGCCGATGACGTCGCATCGCGGCGTCTACAAGCGCATCGTCCAAGGTATGCATACCAAGGCCGCGGCGTTGAAACCGAGCGGTCCGCTCGGCGCCGTGTTGGTGCGGCTGAAGCCGGACGCGGCAGACCGCGTGCTCGGCACGAAGCCTGTAGATCTTCTGGATGCAAGGGTTGAGCTGTCGGACATCTGGGGCGACGGCGCTGCCGCATTGATCGAGGAGCAACTCGCGGAAGCCGGCGATGCCACGGCGCGCGTTGCTTGCATGCGAAGGTTCCTCCAGCAGAGGACGGGGACAGACCGTCTCGATCCGCTGGTCGCGCGGGCGATGCGTGCGATCAAGCAGCAACCGGCGATCTCCATGCGCGCACTCGCGGGTCGCCTCGATATCGGCGAACGCAGGCTCCAGCGGCGCTTCAAGGCCGAGACCGGTGCGAGCGCAAAGCGGTTCGCGCGGATCGAGCGGATGCAGCGAGCCGTCGCCGCGCGCCGCGCTGGTGCCGACTGGGCCGATGTCGCGCATGCGGCCGGCTTTTCCGACCAGGCGCATCTGATCCGTGATTTTCGTGCACTTGCGGGTGCGCCGCCGGAGGCTTTCTGCCGGCGGGTTGCCGTCGACAATGTGCAGGACTGGAACGCCAAGCTTGGGGTGTCGGATTTTTGCAATACGTTCGTCGCCTAA
- a CDS encoding amidase — protein sequence MISLADLQRRIDSGELSPDAAIAQSLEAIEAREKDVHAFVRYDKSARAQASGPLRGVAVGIKDIIDTADFPTEMGSQIYRGWQPRADAPVVMMLRRAGATIVGKTTTTAFASRDPTPTLNPHHLGHTPGGSSSGSAAAVGAGMIPLALGTQTGGSVIRPAAYCGAAAIKPSFRMLPTVGVKCYSWALDTVGLFGARAEDLARGLLAMTGRTEFSGVIPAKSPRIGVVRQEFAGAVEPAAEQGLQAAIKAAERAGASVHTVDLPEAVQEAWRIHPILQDFEAHRALAWEFSERHDEIAPMLRASLDATVGLTPKEYDEARRISRRGRRELGELFEGIDVLLSYSAPGAAPAKELASTGDPRYNRLWTLMGNPCVNVPALKVDGLPIGVQVIARFGNDAHALAAAWFLEQALART from the coding sequence ATGATCTCACTCGCCGATCTCCAGCGCCGCATCGATAGCGGCGAACTTTCGCCCGATGCTGCGATCGCGCAATCGCTCGAGGCGATCGAGGCGCGGGAGAAGGATGTCCATGCCTTCGTCCGGTACGACAAGTCCGCAAGAGCGCAAGCCTCCGGTCCGCTGCGCGGCGTCGCGGTCGGGATCAAGGACATCATCGACACCGCCGATTTCCCGACCGAGATGGGCTCGCAGATCTACCGTGGCTGGCAGCCGCGCGCGGACGCGCCGGTCGTGATGATGCTGAGGCGGGCAGGCGCCACCATCGTCGGCAAGACCACGACCACGGCGTTCGCCTCGCGCGATCCGACACCAACGCTCAATCCGCATCATCTTGGCCATACGCCTGGCGGTTCGTCCTCCGGTTCGGCGGCCGCTGTCGGCGCGGGCATGATCCCGCTGGCGCTCGGCACCCAGACCGGCGGCTCGGTGATCCGGCCCGCCGCCTATTGCGGGGCTGCCGCGATCAAACCGTCGTTCCGCATGCTGCCGACGGTCGGCGTCAAATGCTATTCGTGGGCGCTCGACACGGTCGGCCTGTTCGGGGCCCGCGCGGAGGATCTCGCGCGCGGACTGTTGGCGATGACCGGCCGCACCGAATTCTCCGGCGTCATCCCGGCGAAGTCGCCGCGCATCGGCGTGGTCAGGCAGGAGTTTGCCGGCGCCGTGGAGCCTGCGGCCGAGCAGGGACTGCAAGCCGCGATCAAGGCCGCCGAGCGCGCCGGCGCCAGCGTCCACACGGTCGACTTGCCCGAGGCTGTGCAGGAGGCCTGGCGTATCCACCCGATCCTCCAGGATTTCGAGGCGCATCGCGCGCTCGCCTGGGAGTTTTCGGAGCGCCACGACGAGATCGCGCCGATGCTGCGCGCCAGTCTCGATGCAACGGTCGGCCTGACGCCGAAGGAATATGACGAGGCGCGCCGGATCAGCCGCCGCGGCCGCCGCGAGCTCGGCGAGCTGTTCGAGGGCATCGACGTGCTCTTGAGCTATTCTGCGCCGGGCGCCGCACCGGCCAAGGAGCTCGCCTCCACCGGCGACCCCCGCTACAACCGGCTCTGGACGCTGATGGGCAATCCTTGCGTCAACGTGCCGGCGCTCAAGGTCGATGGCCTGCCGATCGGCGTGCAGGTGATCGCGCGCTTCGGCAACGACGCGCACGCGCTTGCGGCGGCGTGGTTCCTCGAGCAGGCGCTGGCGCGGACCTGA
- a CDS encoding IS1634 family transposase: MFLRRTERKKNGKAHHYWNVVESKRLDDGRVVQRHVLYLGEINSSQAAAWRKAIEVFDEDAGRPRTLALFPEDRCDAVAGDASVVQLRLSEMQLRRPRQWGACWLAGQLWQELQLDRFWADRLPPSRKKTRWDQILQVLATYRLIAPGSEWRLHRQWFGNSAMADLLGTDFGLAEEHKLYACHDLLLEHKEALFSHLVGRWRDLFNADFDVLLYDLTSTYFEVNASDLPQGSKRRHGYSRDKRPDCPQVVIALVVTPDGLPLAYEVLPGNTADSKTLRMFLGKIELQYGKARRVWVMDRGVPTEAVLAEMRNSDPPVQYLVGTPKGRLNRLEKHLLQKPWQEAREGVKVKLLAEDGELYVFAQSADRVTKERAMRRRQLKWLWRRLRQIDAMEVTREELLMKLGGARSKAPAAWRLVDIEIDKERPSFTFALNRKKLRTTRRREGRYLLRTNLSDNDPAQLWQYYTQLVAVEEAFRNLKGDLAIRPVFHQDEKRIEAHIFIAFLAYCMQITLTRRLHALAPGLTARSALEKFAAVQMIDVHLPTTDGREILLTRYTHPEPELQLLIDRLKLRLPPQPPPRITTAAVTQANRRSEDLLT, encoded by the coding sequence ATGTTCCTGCGACGCACCGAGCGAAAGAAGAACGGCAAGGCGCACCATTACTGGAACGTCGTCGAGAGCAAGCGGCTCGACGACGGACGCGTGGTACAGCGGCATGTGCTGTATCTCGGCGAGATCAACTCTTCGCAGGCGGCGGCCTGGCGCAAGGCGATCGAGGTGTTCGACGAGGATGCCGGCCGCCCGCGGACACTGGCGCTATTCCCGGAGGATCGATGCGATGCGGTCGCAGGCGATGCGTCTGTCGTTCAGCTTCGCCTGTCCGAGATGCAGCTTCGTCGCCCACGCCAATGGGGCGCGTGCTGGCTGGCCGGGCAGTTGTGGCAGGAACTTCAGCTTGATCGGTTCTGGGCCGATCGGTTGCCCCCGAGCCGCAAGAAGACGAGGTGGGATCAAATCCTGCAAGTGCTCGCGACCTATCGGCTGATCGCGCCGGGCAGCGAATGGCGGCTACATCGGCAATGGTTCGGCAACAGCGCGATGGCCGATCTCTTGGGGACTGACTTCGGCCTGGCTGAAGAGCACAAGCTCTATGCCTGCCATGACCTGTTGCTCGAGCATAAGGAGGCGCTGTTCTCGCATCTGGTCGGGCGTTGGCGCGATCTGTTCAACGCCGACTTCGACGTGCTGCTGTACGATCTGACCAGCACCTACTTCGAGGTCAACGCCTCGGACTTGCCGCAAGGCAGCAAGCGCCGCCACGGCTACAGCCGCGACAAGCGGCCGGACTGCCCGCAAGTCGTGATCGCGCTGGTGGTGACGCCGGACGGCTTGCCGCTGGCTTACGAGGTGCTGCCCGGCAACACCGCCGACAGCAAGACGCTGCGGATGTTCCTGGGCAAGATCGAACTGCAATATGGCAAGGCGCGGCGGGTCTGGGTGATGGATCGCGGCGTGCCGACCGAGGCGGTGCTGGCCGAGATGCGCAACAGCGATCCGCCGGTGCAGTATCTGGTGGGAACGCCGAAGGGACGCCTGAACCGGCTGGAGAAGCACCTGCTGCAAAAGCCATGGCAGGAGGCGCGGGAGGGCGTGAAGGTGAAGCTGTTGGCCGAGGACGGCGAGCTTTATGTCTTCGCGCAAAGCGCCGATCGGGTCACCAAGGAACGCGCGATGCGGCGGCGGCAGTTGAAGTGGCTGTGGAGGCGGCTCCGGCAAATCGACGCGATGGAGGTCACGCGCGAAGAGCTGCTGATGAAACTCGGCGGCGCGCGTTCGAAGGCGCCGGCCGCCTGGCGTCTGGTTGATATCGAGATCGACAAGGAGCGCCCGAGCTTCACCTTCGCGCTCAATCGCAAGAAGCTGCGAACGACACGGCGGCGCGAAGGCCGCTACCTGCTGCGCACCAATCTCAGCGACAACGATCCCGCCCAACTATGGCAATACTACACCCAGCTCGTCGCCGTCGAAGAGGCCTTCCGCAATCTCAAAGGCGACCTGGCGATCCGTCCGGTCTTCCATCAGGACGAGAAGCGGATCGAAGCCCACATCTTCATCGCCTTCCTGGCCTACTGCATGCAGATCACGCTGACCCGTCGCCTTCATGCGCTGGCGCCCGGGCTGACCGCGCGCAGCGCGCTCGAAAAGTTCGCCGCCGTCCAGATGATCGACGTCCATCTGCCGACCACCGACGGGCGCGAGATCCTGCTCACTCGCTATACCCACCCAGAACCCGAACTGCAGCTCTTGATCGACCGGCTGAAACTCCGCCTGCCACCGCAGCCGCCGCCCAGGATCACCACAGCCGCCGTCACCCAAGCCAACCGCCGTAGTGAAGACCTTTTGACATAA
- a CDS encoding IS701 family transposase yields the protein MIRMSWTRAASVEETLALWAASLREVKQRIRPLFTQERVATNAGLFLEGLLGDEQRKTGWMRAEAAGDPGPWRQQAILGRGDWDADALRDIVRDYVIEHLADDDAVLVIDETGFLKQGKASCGVARQYTGSAGKITNCQIGVFATYVSRHGHAFIDRALYLPKEWTDDPDRLEAAYVPADVGFATKPKLATRMIARAIAASVPFKWVAGDTVYGVGDIEQQLRRAGKGYVLGVSSSHVFRSWGKRQPVAGKAEDIARTRRPSDWKRLSAGAGTKGPRLHDWCYLELADLEVEQFNSANDGLWTRGLLIRRHIADGDLAFFTTWCPAGTSIETLVAVEGHRWAIEDSFETAKNEFGLDHNESRSWHGWHRHVSLVMLAFAMMAAIRHRANPPPPKKTKRRPPAKAKAHPRRR from the coding sequence ATGATTCGAATGTCGTGGACGCGGGCCGCGTCGGTTGAGGAGACGCTTGCGTTGTGGGCGGCGTCGCTTCGAGAGGTCAAGCAGCGGATACGTCCGTTGTTCACGCAAGAGCGTGTGGCGACGAATGCAGGCCTGTTCCTGGAAGGTCTGCTCGGAGATGAGCAGCGCAAGACCGGTTGGATGCGCGCGGAGGCGGCTGGCGATCCCGGCCCATGGCGGCAGCAGGCGATCCTGGGTCGCGGGGATTGGGACGCTGATGCCCTGCGCGACATCGTCCGGGACTATGTCATCGAGCATTTGGCGGATGACGATGCGGTGCTGGTGATCGACGAGACCGGCTTTCTCAAGCAGGGTAAGGCCTCGTGCGGAGTGGCGCGGCAATACACTGGTTCGGCAGGGAAGATCACGAACTGCCAGATCGGCGTCTTCGCTACCTACGTTTCGCGTCATGGTCATGCGTTCATCGATCGCGCGTTGTATCTTCCGAAGGAATGGACCGACGATCCAGATCGTCTGGAAGCCGCATACGTGCCTGCCGATGTCGGCTTTGCGACCAAACCAAAGCTTGCGACGAGAATGATCGCACGTGCGATAGCCGCGTCTGTACCATTCAAGTGGGTTGCCGGTGACACGGTCTACGGTGTTGGCGATATCGAACAGCAGCTACGGCGGGCAGGCAAAGGCTATGTGCTCGGGGTCAGCAGCTCTCATGTCTTCCGATCCTGGGGCAAGCGACAGCCGGTCGCCGGCAAGGCCGAAGACATCGCCCGGACGCGGCGCCCGTCCGACTGGAAGCGCTTGTCGGCGGGAGCCGGAACCAAAGGACCGAGGCTGCATGACTGGTGTTATCTCGAACTGGCCGATCTCGAGGTCGAGCAGTTCAACAGCGCAAATGATGGTTTATGGACGCGCGGTCTGCTGATCCGTCGCCATATCGCCGATGGCGATCTCGCCTTCTTCACCACCTGGTGCCCAGCGGGAACATCAATTGAAACGCTGGTCGCGGTCGAAGGCCATCGATGGGCGATCGAGGACAGCTTTGAAACCGCGAAAAACGAGTTCGGGCTCGATCACAACGAGAGCAGGTCCTGGCATGGCTGGCATCGCCACGTGTCCCTGGTGATGCTCGCCTTCGCCATGATGGCGGCGATCCGCCATCGCGCCAATCCGCCACCGCCCAAAAAAACCAAACGCCGCCCCCCGGCAAAAGCCAAAGCACACCCACGCCGCCGCTGA
- a CDS encoding DUF6471 domain-containing protein, producing MEQPEGVGNSCVRLRDLGAMLDAVPSCHGPIQDGGGMGHRAATFLRAEMKKADVTYADRVKRLKKHGLKETEAGITMELKRGSFSAIFFLACVAALELEQVVLEEI from the coding sequence ATGGAACAACCTGAGGGCGTGGGCAACAGCTGCGTGCGCCTGCGCGACCTCGGCGCGATGCTAGACGCGGTCCCAAGTTGCCATGGTCCTATCCAAGACGGAGGAGGAATGGGGCACCGTGCCGCCACCTTCCTCAGGGCCGAAATGAAGAAAGCCGACGTAACTTATGCCGATCGGGTCAAGCGACTGAAAAAGCACGGCCTCAAGGAGACGGAGGCAGGGATCACTATGGAGCTTAAACGAGGGTCCTTTTCCGCAATATTCTTTCTTGCGTGTGTTGCGGCCTTGGAACTCGAACAGGTAGTATTGGAGGAGATTTAG
- the dprA gene encoding DNA-processing protein DprA, which translates to MDAINSSVELTEADRVDRLRLIRSDNVGPRTFRSLVDHFGTARAALERLPDLARRGGASRSARICSADEAKAELAASRKLGLSWLAPGENGYPARLAMLDDAPPLLAVRGDVATLMRPMIAIVGSRNASGAGLKFAGQLARELGEAGFVTISGLARGVDQAAHRASVASGTLAVLAGGHDCVYPPEHGDLLTAILDHNGAAISEMPLGHEPRARDFPRRNRLISGASLGVVVVEAAHRSGSLITARMAAEQGREVFAVPGSPLDPRAAGTNDLIKQGATLVTEAADVVNAVQPIMERPMMHPAGEPDSEPFESDPQGHDRGQITGLLGPTPISIDDLVRMSGASPAIVRTVLLELELAGRLERHGGGLVSLL; encoded by the coding sequence GTGGACGCCATCAATTCAAGCGTAGAGCTGACCGAGGCCGACAGGGTCGACCGCCTGCGGCTGATCCGCTCCGATAATGTCGGGCCGCGCACCTTCCGTTCGCTGGTCGATCATTTCGGTACCGCACGGGCGGCGCTCGAGCGCCTGCCCGATCTCGCGCGCCGAGGCGGTGCGTCGCGATCGGCGCGCATCTGTAGCGCGGACGAAGCGAAGGCCGAGCTTGCCGCGAGCCGAAAGCTCGGCCTCTCCTGGCTCGCGCCCGGCGAAAACGGCTATCCGGCGCGGCTTGCAATGCTCGACGACGCTCCGCCGCTGCTCGCCGTGCGCGGCGATGTCGCGACCTTGATGCGGCCGATGATCGCGATCGTCGGCTCGCGCAATGCCTCCGGCGCCGGGCTGAAATTCGCCGGCCAGCTTGCCCGCGAGCTCGGTGAGGCCGGCTTTGTCACCATCTCGGGCCTCGCCCGCGGCGTCGACCAGGCCGCGCACCGCGCGAGCGTCGCGAGCGGCACGCTCGCGGTGCTCGCCGGCGGCCATGACTGCGTCTATCCGCCCGAACATGGCGACCTGCTCACAGCGATCCTCGACCACAACGGCGCGGCGATCTCCGAGATGCCGCTCGGCCACGAGCCGCGTGCCCGCGATTTTCCCCGCCGCAACCGGCTGATCTCGGGCGCTTCGCTCGGTGTGGTCGTGGTGGAGGCCGCGCATCGCTCGGGCTCGCTGATCACCGCCCGCATGGCCGCCGAACAGGGCCGCGAGGTGTTTGCGGTCCCGGGCTCGCCGCTCGATCCGCGCGCCGCCGGCACCAATGATCTGATCAAGCAGGGCGCGACCCTCGTCACCGAAGCCGCCGACGTCGTCAACGCGGTCCAGCCGATCATGGAGCGGCCGATGATGCACCCGGCCGGCGAACCCGACAGCGAACCGTTCGAGAGCGATCCGCAAGGACACGACCGCGGTCAGATCACTGGTCTCCTCGGCCCCACACCAATCTCAATCGACGATCTTGTGCGGATGTCCGGCGCCTCGCCCGCAATCGTGCGCACGGTGCTGCTTGAGCTCGAGCTTGCCGGCCGGCTCGAGCGTCACGGCGGTGGATTGGTGTCGCTGCTTTAG
- a CDS encoding helix-turn-helix domain-containing protein: MGTSLKPAHIDLPAAPRPDPNHADCRGVASVLSRVGDKWSVFVIMMLSDGPKRFNELKRLINGISQRMLTLTLRGLERDGLVTRTIFPTIPPRVDYELTDLGRGLSQPVEALGKWAKDHLVQIEAARTHFDQRNHT; encoded by the coding sequence ATGGGCACATCTCTGAAACCTGCACACATCGATTTGCCTGCCGCGCCGAGGCCGGATCCCAACCATGCGGACTGCCGCGGGGTCGCTTCCGTGCTGTCCCGCGTCGGCGACAAATGGAGCGTGTTCGTCATCATGATGCTGAGCGATGGGCCGAAGCGCTTCAACGAACTCAAGCGCCTGATCAACGGCATCTCGCAGCGGATGCTGACCCTGACGCTGCGCGGGCTGGAGCGCGACGGCCTGGTCACGCGCACGATTTTCCCGACCATTCCACCGCGTGTGGACTATGAGCTGACCGACCTTGGCCGCGGGCTGTCGCAGCCCGTAGAGGCGCTCGGCAAGTGGGCGAAGGACCATCTTGTGCAGATTGAGGCTGCACGTACCCATTTCGATCAGCGCAACCACACCTAA
- a CDS encoding FMN-dependent NADH-azoreductase: protein MKLLHIDSSVLGPHSVSRQVSAAVVDRLRQATPSLDIVYRDLTQIPLAHLSGSHLAAAQGAPAPAELGPDLAASAAVLNEFLAADIVVIGAPMYNFTIPSQLKAWIDRVLVAGKTFKYDANGPQGLAGGKRVIVAISRGGYYGAGSPAASLEHLESYLRGVFGFMGIQNPEFIVADGIQVGPEHREKALAGALEAATSLRAA from the coding sequence ATGAAACTCCTCCATATCGACTCCAGCGTGCTAGGCCCCCACTCCGTCAGCCGGCAGGTTTCCGCTGCCGTCGTCGACCGTCTTCGGCAGGCGACGCCGTCGCTCGACATCGTCTACCGCGACCTGACACAAATCCCGCTCGCTCACCTCTCCGGATCGCACCTCGCCGCCGCGCAAGGTGCGCCTGCGCCGGCGGAACTCGGACCCGACCTTGCCGCGAGCGCGGCGGTGCTGAACGAGTTCCTCGCCGCCGACATCGTGGTGATCGGCGCGCCGATGTACAATTTCACCATCCCGAGCCAGCTCAAGGCCTGGATCGACCGCGTTCTGGTGGCGGGCAAGACGTTCAAATATGACGCGAACGGGCCGCAGGGCCTCGCCGGCGGCAAGCGCGTGATCGTGGCGATCTCGCGCGGCGGCTATTACGGCGCAGGCTCGCCGGCGGCATCGCTGGAGCACCTCGAAAGCTATTTGCGCGGCGTGTTCGGCTTCATGGGTATCCAGAATCCCGAATTCATCGTCGCTGACGGCATCCAGGTCGGCCCGGAACATCGCGAGAAGGCGCTGGCCGGCGCGCTCGAGGCGGCAACAAGCCTCCGCGCGGCCTGA
- a CDS encoding SDR family oxidoreductase has translation MRLKDKTALITGGNSGIGLATAKLFVAEGAKVVITGRNKETLQAAAKELGPNALAVAADATDIAATEAAIRKGADKFGKFDIVFANAGIAGGTPLGSATLETFEKVISTNLTGVFFTVQSALPYLNDNASIILNGSVISVLGIPGYSAYGAAKAGVRAMARIMASELSPRGIRVNVVAPGAIRTPIWGPAIATPEAEKAFEKRIALTTPLGRIGETDHVAKTVLFLASDDSAHVQGQEIFVDGGAVASPSGAPIYRG, from the coding sequence GTGAGACTGAAGGACAAGACGGCATTGATCACCGGCGGCAACAGCGGCATCGGTCTGGCGACGGCAAAGCTGTTCGTGGCGGAAGGCGCGAAGGTGGTGATCACCGGGCGCAACAAGGAGACACTGCAAGCTGCCGCGAAAGAGCTCGGTCCGAACGCGCTCGCGGTCGCTGCCGATGCCACCGACATCGCCGCGACTGAGGCCGCGATCAGGAAGGGGGCCGACAAGTTCGGCAAGTTCGACATCGTGTTCGCCAATGCCGGGATCGCGGGCGGCACTCCGCTCGGTTCTGCGACGCTGGAAACCTTCGAGAAGGTCATCAGCACCAACCTCACCGGCGTGTTCTTCACCGTTCAGTCCGCGCTGCCCTATCTCAACGACAATGCCTCGATCATTCTCAACGGCTCGGTGATCTCGGTGCTCGGCATTCCCGGCTATTCGGCCTACGGCGCCGCGAAGGCCGGCGTGCGGGCGATGGCGCGGATCATGGCGTCGGAGCTGTCGCCGCGCGGAATCCGCGTCAACGTCGTTGCGCCCGGTGCGATCCGCACACCGATCTGGGGACCCGCGATCGCAACACCCGAAGCCGAGAAGGCGTTCGAGAAGCGGATCGCGCTGACGACGCCGCTCGGCCGCATTGGTGAAACAGATCACGTTGCGAAAACGGTGCTGTTCCTCGCCTCGGATGATTCCGCGCACGTGCAGGGCCAGGAAATCTTCGTCGACGGCGGCGCGGTTGCCTCGCCGAGCGGCGCACCGATCTATCGCGGCTGA